Proteins encoded in a region of the Streptomyces sp. NBC_00258 genome:
- the sigJ gene encoding RNA polymerase sigma factor SigJ: protein MPIPPDSDQDTGPGSAQSPGSEQSGLGSLMAERRRLLNLGYRMLGSVQDAEDVVQETYARWYALSESQQQAIVTPLAWLTRVASRICLDQLASARVRRERYTGEWLPEPVRGSTTWTSAAGAGRTSGTGGDDPADRITLDESVSMGMLVVLDSVTPAERVAFVLHDVFGTPFTEIAETVGRSPAACRQLASSARRRLAERRPVGGTTTEHRQVVSAFREACETGDLDTLVALLDPAVESRSDGGGKVRSALRPVTGADKVARFLLGLLRRDPDVELVEEDINGTPGVTVGIAGTTIAVLSADIRDGLITDLWLVVNPDKLHAWTDTPTAR, encoded by the coding sequence ATGCCCATCCCGCCCGACTCCGACCAGGACACCGGCCCCGGCTCCGCCCAGAGCCCCGGCTCCGAGCAGAGCGGTCTCGGTTCCCTCATGGCCGAGCGGCGTCGGCTGCTCAACCTCGGCTACCGGATGCTCGGTTCGGTGCAGGACGCCGAGGACGTCGTACAGGAGACGTACGCCCGCTGGTACGCCCTGTCCGAGTCGCAGCAGCAGGCGATCGTCACCCCGCTGGCGTGGCTGACCCGGGTCGCCTCACGGATCTGCCTCGACCAGCTCGCCTCCGCACGGGTCCGCCGGGAGCGCTACACCGGGGAGTGGCTGCCCGAACCGGTCAGGGGAAGCACCACCTGGACCAGCGCGGCCGGAGCGGGGCGAACGAGCGGCACGGGCGGGGACGATCCCGCCGACCGGATCACGCTGGACGAGTCGGTCAGCATGGGGATGCTCGTGGTCCTGGACTCGGTCACGCCCGCGGAACGCGTCGCCTTCGTCCTGCACGACGTCTTCGGCACGCCGTTCACCGAGATCGCCGAGACGGTGGGCCGCTCCCCCGCCGCCTGCCGCCAACTCGCCTCCTCGGCCCGCCGCCGCCTCGCCGAGCGGCGGCCCGTCGGCGGTACGACGACGGAACACCGGCAGGTCGTCTCCGCGTTCCGCGAGGCGTGCGAGACCGGTGACCTCGACACGCTGGTCGCCCTGCTGGACCCCGCCGTCGAGTCGCGCAGCGACGGAGGCGGCAAGGTGCGCTCGGCGCTGCGCCCGGTCACCGGCGCGGACAAGGTGGCCCGCTTCCTCCTCGGCCTCCTGCGCAGGGACCCGGACGTGGAACTCGTCGAGGAGGACATCAACGGCACCCCCGGCGTCACGGTCGGTATCGCCGGCACGACCATCGCCGTCCTCTCCGCCGACATCCGCGACGGCCTGATCACCGACCTGTGGCTCGTGGTCAACCCGGACAAGCTCCACGCGTGGACCGATACACCGACCGCCCGATGA
- a CDS encoding sortase-dependent protein encodes MRRTVLSAIALACTAVLASTVPAFADGTTPTEASTPAPSQAPSEAAPTPAPSTAPSQATEPTVAPSAEPTRAPSDEVSVVPSGAPDTGSVPTSTKSGSDGGMIAGGAAAAFAVGGAAFFVVRRRRATGE; translated from the coding sequence ATGCGCCGAACTGTCCTCAGCGCCATAGCACTTGCCTGCACCGCCGTACTGGCGAGCACGGTGCCCGCGTTCGCCGACGGGACGACCCCGACCGAGGCGTCCACCCCCGCCCCGAGCCAGGCGCCCTCCGAGGCGGCACCGACGCCCGCGCCGAGCACCGCACCGAGCCAGGCCACCGAGCCGACGGTGGCGCCGAGCGCCGAGCCGACCAGGGCGCCGAGCGACGAGGTCTCCGTCGTACCGAGCGGAGCGCCCGACACCGGTTCGGTGCCGACGTCGACGAAGTCCGGATCCGACGGCGGGATGATCGCCGGGGGCGCCGCCGCCGCGTTCGCCGTGGGCGGGGCGGCGTTCTTCGTCGTACGTCGTCGGCGGGCGACCGGGGAATGA
- a CDS encoding class F sortase: protein MTLPSRHAPSRRAFVTAALASLLVSCDGQQADRSTDDRSGAGKTGNSQPPAKAAKALGRSVPVRLQVPSIQVDTPVMRLGLASDGTVEVPPIAADDKAGWYEHSPTPGQVGPSVILGHVTVGSYGDGVFHHLSRLRRGDRIVARLENGRAAEFAVTDVRTVAQAEFPTKEVYGNVGSPELRLITCGGPRTGDGYRDSVIVFAALSSDNP, encoded by the coding sequence ATGACCCTGCCCTCCAGGCACGCGCCCTCCCGGCGCGCGTTCGTCACCGCGGCGTTGGCCTCGTTGCTCGTGAGCTGCGACGGCCAGCAGGCCGACCGGTCCACGGACGACCGGTCCGGAGCCGGAAAGACCGGGAACTCGCAACCTCCCGCGAAGGCGGCGAAGGCCCTGGGACGTTCGGTCCCGGTCAGGTTGCAGGTCCCGTCCATCCAGGTCGACACCCCGGTCATGCGGCTGGGGCTGGCCTCGGACGGCACCGTGGAGGTGCCCCCGATCGCGGCGGACGACAAGGCGGGCTGGTACGAGCACTCACCGACGCCCGGCCAGGTCGGCCCGTCGGTGATCCTCGGCCATGTCACGGTCGGCTCCTACGGTGACGGGGTCTTCCATCACCTCTCGCGGCTGCGCCGAGGCGACCGGATCGTGGCGCGCCTGGAGAACGGCAGGGCGGCGGAGTTCGCGGTCACCGACGTACGGACCGTCGCGCAGGCGGAGTTCCCGACGAAGGAGGTCTACGGGAACGTGGGCAGTCCCGAACTGCGTCTCATCACGTGCGGGGGCCCCCGCACCGGTGACGGGTACCGCGACAGCGTGATCGTCTTCGCCGCGCTGAGCTCCGACAACCCGTAA
- a CDS encoding RNA polymerase sigma factor — MKRSREKAASELFAALYPRLAGWCRRLVDDDETAHEIASEAFTRLWARWTNVAEPRGFLYVTAANLVRDHWRKMERERRAVRRAGDEVAVRPQNEQADPSVRLLVQALPERLRVPILLHYYADMPIREVSALTGRKEGTVKSDLHAAREMLRAHLRRSVDHTL, encoded by the coding sequence TTGAAACGGTCCCGCGAGAAGGCAGCGTCCGAGCTGTTCGCCGCCCTCTACCCGCGCCTGGCCGGCTGGTGCCGCCGCCTGGTCGACGACGACGAGACGGCCCACGAGATCGCCTCGGAGGCCTTCACCCGGCTCTGGGCCCGCTGGACGAACGTGGCGGAGCCCCGGGGGTTCCTCTACGTCACCGCCGCCAACCTCGTCCGGGACCACTGGCGCAAAATGGAGCGCGAGCGCAGAGCCGTACGCCGCGCCGGCGACGAGGTCGCCGTCCGGCCGCAGAACGAACAGGCCGACCCGTCGGTGCGCCTGCTCGTGCAGGCTCTGCCGGAACGACTGCGCGTACCGATCCTGCTGCACTACTACGCCGACATGCCGATCCGGGAGGTGTCCGCGCTGACCGGGCGCAAGGAAGGAACCGTCAAGTCCGACCTCCATGCCGCCCGAGAAATGCTCCGCGCCCACCTGAGGAGAAGCGTTGATCACACCCTCTGA
- a CDS encoding bifunctional FO biosynthesis protein CofGH: MTTSATSGTGPTANAMRRALKRARDGVALDVTEAAVLLQARGADLDDLTASAARVRDAGLDAAGRPGVITYSKSVFIPLTRLCRDKCHYCTFVTVPGKLRRAGHGMFMSPDEVLDIARKGAELGCKEALITLGDKPEDRWPEAREWLDAHGYDDTIAYVRAISIRILEETGLLPHLNPGVMSWTDFQRLKPVAPSMGMMLETTATRLWSEPGGPHYGSPDKEPAVRLRVLEDAGRSSVPFTSGVLIGIGETYEERADSLFALRRVSRSYHGIQELIIQNFRAKPDTAMRGMPDAELDELVATVAVARHIMGPSACLQAPPNLVDSEYGRLIGAGIDDWGGVSPLTIDHVNPERPWPQIDLLREQSAEAGFELRERLCVYPEFVQRGEPWLDPRLLPHVRALADPETGLAVADAVVEGHPWQEPEEAFTSSGRTDLHTTIDTEGRTSDRREDYDHVYGDWDALREAAAPGMVPSRIDTDVRAALATAADDPTRLTDDEALALLHADGPALDALCRIADDVRKSAVGDDVTYIVTRNINFTNVCYTGCRFCAFAQRRTDADAYTLSLDQVADRAEQAWDLGAVEVCMQGGIHPDLPGTAYFDIARAVKERVPGMHVHAFSPMEVVNGATRTGMSIREWLTAAKEAGLDSIPGTAAEILDDEVRWVLTKGKLPTATWIEVITTAHELGIRSSSTMMYGHVDQPRHWLGHFRTLSRIQQQTGGFTEFVTLPFIHTNAPVYLAGIARPGPTTRDNRAVMAMARLLLHPHIPNIQTSWVKLGTEGAAEMLRSGANDLGGTLMEETISRMAGSSYGSYKSVKELIAVAEAAGRPSRPRTTLYGEVPEERQRAAAASDGHLPELLPVLE; this comes from the coding sequence ATGACGACTTCCGCGACCTCCGGAACCGGGCCCACCGCGAACGCCATGCGTCGCGCCCTCAAACGCGCCCGCGACGGCGTCGCCCTCGACGTCACCGAGGCGGCCGTGCTGCTCCAGGCACGCGGCGCCGACCTGGACGACCTGACCGCGTCCGCCGCCCGGGTGCGTGACGCGGGCCTGGACGCGGCGGGCCGCCCCGGCGTCATCACGTACTCGAAGAGCGTCTTCATCCCGCTCACCCGGCTCTGCCGGGACAAGTGCCACTACTGCACCTTCGTCACGGTCCCCGGCAAGCTCCGCCGGGCCGGGCACGGGATGTTCATGTCCCCGGACGAGGTCCTCGACATCGCCCGCAAGGGCGCCGAACTGGGCTGCAAGGAAGCCCTGATCACCCTCGGCGACAAGCCCGAGGACCGCTGGCCCGAGGCCCGCGAATGGCTCGACGCGCACGGCTACGACGACACGATCGCGTACGTACGGGCCATCTCGATCCGCATCCTGGAGGAGACGGGCCTGCTCCCGCACCTCAACCCGGGTGTCATGTCGTGGACCGACTTCCAGCGGCTCAAGCCCGTCGCGCCGAGCATGGGCATGATGCTGGAGACGACGGCGACACGGCTGTGGAGCGAGCCCGGCGGCCCGCACTACGGGTCGCCCGACAAGGAGCCCGCGGTCCGCCTGCGCGTCCTGGAGGACGCGGGCCGGTCCTCGGTCCCCTTCACCAGCGGTGTGCTGATCGGCATCGGCGAGACGTACGAGGAGCGTGCGGACTCCCTCTTCGCGCTGCGGCGGGTGTCGCGGTCCTACCACGGCATCCAGGAGCTGATCATCCAGAACTTCCGCGCCAAGCCGGACACGGCGATGCGCGGGATGCCGGACGCCGAGCTCGACGAACTGGTCGCGACGGTCGCCGTGGCCCGGCACATCATGGGCCCCTCCGCCTGCCTCCAGGCACCGCCGAACCTCGTGGACTCCGAGTACGGGCGGCTGATCGGCGCCGGTATCGACGACTGGGGCGGGGTCTCGCCGCTCACCATCGACCACGTCAACCCCGAGCGCCCCTGGCCGCAGATCGACCTGCTGCGCGAGCAGTCGGCGGAGGCGGGCTTCGAACTGCGCGAACGGCTGTGTGTGTACCCGGAGTTCGTACAGCGCGGCGAGCCGTGGCTGGACCCGCGGCTGCTCCCGCACGTACGGGCGCTCGCGGACCCGGAGACCGGCCTCGCCGTAGCCGACGCGGTCGTGGAGGGTCACCCGTGGCAGGAGCCCGAGGAGGCGTTCACGTCGTCGGGCCGTACGGATCTGCACACCACGATCGACACCGAGGGGCGCACGTCCGACCGGCGCGAGGACTACGACCACGTCTATGGCGACTGGGACGCCCTGCGGGAGGCCGCGGCGCCCGGGATGGTGCCCTCGCGGATCGACACGGACGTCCGGGCGGCGCTGGCGACGGCCGCCGACGACCCGACCCGACTCACCGACGACGAGGCGCTGGCGCTGCTGCACGCGGACGGACCGGCGCTGGACGCGCTCTGCCGTATCGCCGACGACGTCCGCAAGTCGGCGGTCGGCGACGACGTCACGTACATCGTCACGCGGAACATCAACTTCACCAACGTCTGCTACACCGGCTGCCGTTTCTGCGCCTTCGCCCAGCGGCGCACGGACGCCGACGCCTACACGCTCTCCCTGGACCAGGTCGCCGACCGTGCCGAGCAGGCGTGGGACCTCGGGGCCGTCGAGGTCTGCATGCAGGGCGGCATCCACCCGGACCTGCCGGGGACGGCCTACTTCGACATCGCCCGCGCGGTGAAGGAGCGGGTGCCCGGCATGCACGTCCACGCCTTCTCACCGATGGAGGTCGTGAACGGCGCGACCCGTACGGGTATGTCGATCCGCGAGTGGCTGACGGCGGCCAAGGAGGCCGGCCTCGACTCGATCCCCGGCACGGCCGCCGAGATCCTCGACGACGAGGTCCGCTGGGTCCTCACCAAGGGCAAGCTGCCCACGGCGACCTGGATCGAGGTGATCACCACCGCGCACGAACTGGGCATCCGGTCCTCGTCCACGATGATGTACGGACATGTGGACCAGCCCCGCCACTGGCTCGGCCACTTCCGGACGCTCTCCCGGATCCAGCAACAGACCGGCGGCTTCACGGAGTTCGTGACGCTCCCCTTCATTCACACGAACGCGCCGGTGTACCTGGCGGGGATCGCCCGCCCGGGCCCGACGACCCGGGACAACCGCGCGGTGATGGCGATGGCGCGGCTCCTCCTCCACCCCCACATCCCCAACATCCAGACCAGCTGGGTGAAGCTGGGGACGGAGGGCGCGGCGGAGATGCTCCGCTCCGGCGCCAACGACCTCGGCGGGACGCTGATGGAGGAGACGATCTCGCGGATGGCGGGCTCGTCGTACGGCTCGTACAAGTCCGTCAAGGAGCTGATCGCGGTGGCGGAGGCGGCGGGACGGCCGTCCCGGCCGCGCACCACGCTGTACGGCGAGGTGCCGGAGGAGCGGCAGCGGGCCGCGGCGGCCTCGGACGGGCACCTGCCGGAGCTGCTGCCCGTGCTGGAGTGA
- a CDS encoding LLM class F420-dependent oxidoreductase, which yields MRISVTIFLTDETITPTLLARELEERGFAGLYLPEHTHIPVERVTPYPAGGELPPEYGRTLDPFVALGQAAAVAESLALGTGITLVAQHDPVALAKQIATLDHLSGGRFTLGLGFGWNVEEAADHGVDWRTRRELVRDRMALMRALWSAEPAGYEGEFGSVRPSHAHPKPVQKPRGPVVGPRTLVGGAAGPKLFSHISEYTDGWMPIGGRGLTESVPVLRAAWAEAGRDPDTLQVVPYAVLPTPGKLTHYADLGIEEVVLQLPPAGETDVLRVLDEYAKYL from the coding sequence ATGCGCATCTCCGTGACGATCTTCCTCACCGACGAGACGATCACCCCCACGCTGCTCGCTCGTGAGCTGGAGGAGCGCGGCTTCGCCGGGCTCTATCTGCCCGAGCACACGCACATACCCGTGGAGCGCGTCACCCCGTACCCGGCGGGCGGTGAGCTGCCGCCCGAGTACGGCAGGACCCTCGACCCCTTCGTCGCCCTCGGCCAGGCGGCGGCGGTCGCCGAGTCGCTCGCGCTGGGCACCGGGATCACCCTCGTCGCCCAGCACGACCCGGTCGCCCTCGCCAAGCAGATCGCCACCCTCGACCACCTCTCCGGCGGCCGCTTCACCCTCGGTCTCGGTTTCGGCTGGAACGTCGAGGAGGCCGCCGACCACGGCGTCGACTGGCGTACGCGACGGGAGCTGGTCCGGGACCGGATGGCGCTGATGCGGGCGCTGTGGTCCGCCGAACCCGCGGGCTACGAGGGCGAGTTCGGCTCCGTACGGCCCAGCCACGCCCACCCCAAGCCCGTACAGAAGCCGCGCGGACCCGTCGTCGGGCCGCGCACGCTCGTCGGGGGAGCGGCCGGACCCAAGCTCTTCTCCCACATCAGCGAGTACACGGACGGCTGGATGCCGATCGGCGGCCGCGGTCTGACGGAGTCCGTCCCCGTGTTGCGGGCCGCCTGGGCCGAGGCCGGCCGCGACCCCGACACCCTCCAGGTCGTGCCGTACGCCGTGCTGCCCACGCCCGGCAAGCTCACGCACTACGCGGACCTCGGCATCGAGGAGGTCGTCCTCCAGCTGCCGCCCGCCGGCGAGACGGACGTACTGCGCGTACTGGACGAATACGCCAAGTACCTGTGA
- a CDS encoding CehA/McbA family metallohydrolase, whose product MCEDDHSGDHGIGRRALFVTGAAAALTLGSVSFPSEAADAAHASETRTVRGTLPTGSPDFVYLPVEVPDGVREIKVAYTYEKPAVPAGTAGNALDIGIFDQRGTELGGKGFRGWSGGARTEFFIRADDATPGYIPGPVRAGTWHIALGPYTVAPQGLPYEVTITLTYGEPGTVVKPVYPPSRAKGRGRAWYRGDCHLHSWYSDGRRTPAEIAALARAAGLDFINTSEHNTHSAHAHWAPEAGDDLLILLGEEVTTRNGHVVALGTDPGTFVDWRYRARDNRFGKYARRIREAGGLVVPAHPHATCVGCNWKFGFGEADAVEVWNGPFGPDDEVSLADWDSMLVASVREGRGGRDWIPAMGNSDAHRDPDPIGTPQTVVLADDLTREAIQEGIRAGRSYVAESQKVSLSFSATGPKGEHAGIGGRLKVDRDDPVTVTLEASGVPRCTVRFVTDQGVLYTSAVLPVSGAGTVEWRTTAQYAAYVRAEVRHEAAAGPLPGALAAFTNPVFLGRG is encoded by the coding sequence ATGTGCGAGGACGACCACAGCGGTGACCACGGCATCGGCAGACGCGCGCTGTTCGTGACGGGAGCCGCCGCCGCGCTTACGTTGGGAAGCGTGAGCTTTCCGAGCGAGGCCGCCGACGCGGCCCACGCGTCCGAGACCCGGACGGTCCGCGGCACCCTGCCCACCGGTTCGCCGGACTTCGTGTACCTGCCGGTCGAAGTCCCGGACGGCGTACGGGAGATCAAGGTCGCGTACACCTACGAGAAGCCTGCCGTACCGGCGGGCACCGCGGGCAACGCGCTCGACATCGGCATCTTCGACCAGCGCGGCACCGAGCTGGGCGGCAAGGGCTTCCGCGGCTGGTCGGGCGGGGCGCGCACGGAGTTCTTCATCCGCGCCGACGACGCCACGCCGGGCTATATCCCGGGCCCGGTCCGGGCGGGAACGTGGCACATCGCCCTTGGCCCGTACACGGTGGCCCCGCAGGGACTCCCGTACGAGGTCACCATCACGCTGACGTACGGCGAGCCCGGCACGGTCGTGAAGCCGGTGTACCCGCCGTCGCGGGCCAAGGGCCGCGGGCGGGCCTGGTACCGGGGCGACTGCCATCTGCACTCCTGGTACTCCGACGGCCGCCGCACCCCGGCCGAGATCGCGGCCCTCGCGCGGGCGGCGGGCCTCGACTTCATCAACACGTCCGAGCACAACACGCACTCCGCGCACGCCCATTGGGCCCCGGAGGCCGGTGACGACCTGCTGATCCTGCTGGGCGAGGAGGTGACGACGCGCAACGGTCACGTCGTCGCGCTCGGCACCGACCCGGGGACGTTCGTCGACTGGCGCTACCGGGCGCGCGACAACCGCTTCGGCAAGTACGCGCGCCGGATCCGCGAGGCCGGCGGTCTGGTCGTGCCCGCCCATCCGCACGCCACCTGCGTCGGCTGCAACTGGAAGTTCGGCTTCGGCGAGGCGGACGCGGTCGAGGTGTGGAACGGCCCGTTCGGTCCCGACGACGAGGTGTCGCTGGCCGACTGGGACAGCATGCTGGTCGCCTCCGTGCGTGAGGGGCGGGGCGGCCGGGACTGGATTCCGGCCATGGGCAACAGCGATGCCCACCGCGACCCCGATCCGATCGGCACCCCGCAGACCGTCGTCCTCGCCGACGATCTGACCCGCGAGGCGATCCAGGAGGGCATCCGGGCGGGCCGCTCGTACGTCGCGGAGTCGCAGAAGGTGTCGCTGTCGTTCTCCGCGACCGGTCCGAAGGGCGAACACGCGGGAATCGGGGGCCGGTTGAAGGTCGACCGCGACGACCCCGTCACCGTCACCCTGGAGGCCTCGGGCGTGCCGCGCTGCACGGTCCGCTTCGTCACGGACCAGGGGGTGCTGTACACGAGTGCGGTCCTGCCCGTGTCCGGGGCCGGGACGGTGGAGTGGCGTACGACCGCGCAGTACGCGGCGTATGTGCGGGCGGAGGTGCGGCATGAGGCTGCCGCCGGGCCGTTGCCCGGCGCCTTGGCCGCGTTCACGAATCCGGTGTTCCTCGGCCGCGGGTGA
- a CDS encoding protein kinase domain-containing protein: MDGLDPADPGWIGGYRLLGRLGEGGMGRVYLARSERGRTVAVKVVKEELARTPDFRRRFAQEVKAAQRVGGEWTAPVLDADTEAPTPWVATGYVAGPSLAEVVDKQYGPLPPNSVRALAIGLIRALQAIHGAGLVHRDLKPSNVLVTIDGPRVIDFGIARALDTAVQSADGLTRTGALVGSPGFMAPEQVRGERVTFASDVFCLGALLAYTVTGRLPFGTAEGGIHSLLFRIAEEEADLEGIPESWQGLIAACLAKDPAQRPSLETLLASVEEMPGAPGGREGRGGAWLPGEVLAELGRHAVRLLDSEDPQSPVPTPGPVPGSSPPVQIPGPAPASSPIPGFGPPLAYSPTAPSWQSPPPGSLHPQSPLPGGFHPHSPPPGHLQAPHFSAPAHGSRPITPRSTRGLSIALAILLALFVVPLLLRTAVLAVAYSRLSAAASTSATDLIEDYKYLSVASLGTEVLTVFVGIAVVIVWAFWFQRSRFNAEAFEPGRVRHASGMAAGSWFIPVVNLYMPKQIGNDIWTATTGRPAGAGRWRLHMWWWFWLAYFLAYANDSWASWYDRDLAVAATDTIVTSQAANFIGIVTAVLAILFVRRLTNLQQARIEGVPGPREAATARMSAAEA, encoded by the coding sequence ATGGACGGGTTGGACCCGGCTGATCCGGGCTGGATCGGTGGATATCGACTGCTCGGCAGGCTCGGTGAGGGCGGCATGGGGCGGGTGTACCTGGCCCGTTCCGAGCGCGGCCGTACGGTCGCGGTCAAGGTCGTCAAGGAGGAGCTGGCCCGCACGCCGGACTTCAGACGGCGGTTCGCGCAGGAGGTGAAGGCGGCCCAGCGGGTCGGCGGCGAGTGGACGGCACCCGTGCTCGACGCCGACACCGAGGCGCCGACGCCCTGGGTCGCCACCGGCTACGTCGCCGGACCCTCGCTCGCCGAGGTGGTGGACAAGCAGTACGGGCCGCTGCCCCCGAACTCCGTGCGCGCGCTGGCGATCGGGCTCATCCGCGCGCTCCAGGCCATCCACGGCGCCGGGCTCGTGCACCGCGACCTCAAGCCCTCCAACGTGCTGGTGACGATCGACGGGCCCCGCGTCATCGACTTCGGCATCGCGCGCGCCCTCGACACGGCCGTGCAGTCCGCCGACGGACTCACCAGGACCGGGGCCCTCGTGGGGTCCCCGGGCTTCATGGCGCCCGAGCAGGTGCGCGGGGAGCGCGTGACGTTCGCGAGCGACGTCTTCTGCCTCGGTGCCCTGCTGGCGTACACCGTGACGGGGCGGCTGCCCTTCGGTACCGCCGAGGGCGGGATCCACTCGCTGCTCTTCCGCATCGCGGAGGAGGAGGCGGATCTCGAGGGGATACCCGAGTCGTGGCAGGGACTGATCGCGGCCTGTCTCGCGAAGGACCCCGCCCAACGTCCCTCACTGGAAACGCTGTTGGCGTCGGTCGAGGAGATGCCGGGCGCACCGGGCGGCAGAGAGGGCAGGGGCGGCGCGTGGCTGCCCGGCGAGGTGCTGGCGGAACTGGGCAGACACGCCGTACGCCTTCTGGACAGCGAGGACCCTCAGAGCCCCGTGCCGACGCCGGGTCCCGTGCCCGGTTCGAGCCCTCCTGTGCAGATACCGGGCCCCGCACCGGCATCGAGCCCCATACCGGGCTTCGGTCCTCCCCTCGCGTACTCCCCGACGGCGCCCTCGTGGCAGAGCCCGCCCCCCGGCAGCCTCCACCCGCAGAGCCCGCTCCCCGGCGGCTTCCACCCCCACAGCCCGCCCCCGGGTCATCTCCAGGCCCCGCACTTCTCCGCTCCCGCCCACGGCTCCCGTCCGATCACCCCTCGCTCGACCCGTGGGCTCTCGATCGCCCTGGCCATCCTGCTCGCCCTCTTCGTCGTGCCGCTGCTGCTGCGGACCGCCGTCCTCGCGGTGGCCTACTCCCGGCTCTCCGCGGCGGCCAGTACGTCCGCCACCGACCTCATCGAGGACTACAAGTACCTGAGCGTCGCGTCGCTGGGGACCGAGGTGCTCACCGTGTTCGTGGGCATCGCGGTGGTGATCGTGTGGGCGTTCTGGTTCCAGCGCAGCCGGTTCAACGCCGAGGCCTTCGAGCCGGGCCGCGTCCGCCACGCGTCCGGTATGGCGGCCGGTTCGTGGTTCATCCCGGTCGTCAACCTCTACATGCCCAAGCAGATCGGCAACGACATCTGGACGGCGACGACCGGCAGGCCGGCCGGCGCCGGACGGTGGCGCCTGCACATGTGGTGGTGGTTCTGGCTCGCCTACTTCCTGGCGTACGCGAACGACTCGTGGGCCAGCTGGTACGACAGGGACCTGGCCGTCGCGGCCACGGACACCATCGTCACCTCACAGGCGGCCAACTTCATCGGCATCGTGACCGCCGTACTGGCCATCCTCTTCGTGCGACGGCTCACGAACCTCCAGCAGGCCCGCATCGAAGGGGTGCCCGGCCCGCGGGAGGCCGCGACCGCGAGAATGTCGGCGGCCGAGGCGTGA
- a CDS encoding alpha/beta hydrolase: MKKSKRNIALTAVSGVVLGLTLPLTATASTAPTAVRAKPLDWAKCEGSGFGPRQECATVDVPMDHAHPEGEKIGIAVSRIRSEKPAVRRGVLLLIPGGPGGSSLEEQSAKARTLPREVREKYDLVVFDPRGNGRSTPVSCGFEGRDLAASVFRPWPVGPDGSVAGNMTAARRMAAACERNGGELMRHIDTVANAHDVDRIRAALGERKLSAWGVSYGSYLGAVYSQLFPHRTDRFVLDSNLDANADSHDGLVSRGLWAGFEKGVEDVFPEFAKWASAPGNPYRLAGTAAEVRPMFLRLAARLDREPIPWPGANPAELNGNVLRQSLIDAFYDPEGFPAAAQLILAARKGTVPPAPEPPPEALLQNGLAVASATFCNEGKWPASAARYQKEVDESRAKYPLTAGMPRNATLCAAWPYPQKQDSVRITDRGPSTILMVQNERDPAAPLAGARELRAALGKRAVMVTVDSTGHDAYLGNGNACGDATVTRYLATGERPARDTYCR, encoded by the coding sequence ATGAAGAAGAGCAAGCGAAACATCGCCCTGACCGCCGTCTCCGGCGTGGTGCTCGGGCTCACCCTGCCGCTCACCGCGACCGCTTCGACCGCCCCGACTGCCGTACGGGCCAAGCCCCTCGACTGGGCGAAGTGCGAGGGGAGCGGGTTCGGCCCGCGGCAGGAGTGCGCGACCGTCGACGTGCCCATGGACCACGCCCACCCCGAGGGCGAGAAGATCGGCATCGCGGTCTCCCGCATCCGGAGCGAGAAGCCGGCCGTACGCCGCGGGGTCCTGCTGCTGATACCCGGAGGTCCCGGTGGCAGCAGCCTCGAAGAACAGTCGGCGAAGGCGCGGACGCTGCCACGGGAGGTGCGGGAGAAGTACGACCTGGTCGTGTTCGATCCCCGGGGCAACGGGCGTTCCACGCCGGTGAGTTGTGGGTTCGAGGGGCGGGACCTGGCCGCGTCCGTGTTCCGGCCGTGGCCCGTCGGCCCGGACGGGTCCGTCGCCGGGAACATGACCGCCGCCCGGCGGATGGCCGCTGCCTGCGAGCGCAACGGCGGGGAGCTGATGCGGCACATCGACACCGTCGCCAACGCGCATGACGTCGACCGCATCCGGGCGGCGCTCGGCGAGCGGAAGCTGTCCGCCTGGGGTGTCTCATACGGCTCGTATCTCGGCGCCGTCTACAGCCAGTTGTTCCCGCACCGCACCGACCGGTTCGTGCTGGACAGCAATCTGGACGCCAACGCGGACTCCCATGACGGCCTCGTCTCCCGTGGCTTGTGGGCCGGGTTCGAGAAGGGCGTCGAGGACGTCTTCCCCGAGTTCGCCAAGTGGGCCTCGGCGCCCGGGAATCCGTACCGGCTGGCCGGCACGGCGGCCGAGGTGCGGCCGATGTTCCTGCGGCTCGCCGCACGCCTCGACCGCGAGCCCATCCCCTGGCCCGGCGCCAATCCGGCCGAGCTGAACGGCAACGTGCTGCGGCAGAGCCTGATCGACGCGTTCTACGACCCCGAAGGGTTCCCGGCGGCCGCCCAGTTGATCCTCGCCGCCCGGAAGGGCACCGTCCCGCCCGCGCCCGAGCCGCCCCCGGAGGCGCTGCTGCAGAACGGCCTCGCCGTCGCCTCCGCGACCTTCTGCAACGAGGGGAAGTGGCCCGCGTCGGCCGCCCGCTACCAGAAGGAGGTCGACGAGAGCCGCGCCAAGTACCCGCTGACCGCCGGAATGCCGAGGAACGCGACCCTCTGCGCCGCCTGGCCGTATCCGCAGAAGCAGGACTCGGTACGGATCACCGACCGCGGACCCTCCACCATCCTCATGGTCCAGAACGAGCGCGACCCCGCCGCCCCCCTCGCCGGCGCCCGCGAACTCCGCGCGGCCCTCGGCAAGCGCGCCGTCATGGTGACCGTGGACTCCACCGGACACGACGCCTACCTCGGCAACGGCAACGCCTGCGGGGACGCGACCGTCACCCGCTACCTGGCCACGGGGGAACGGCCCGCCAGGGACACGTACTGCCGATAG